The following are encoded in a window of Eleutherodactylus coqui strain aEleCoq1 chromosome 12, aEleCoq1.hap1, whole genome shotgun sequence genomic DNA:
- the GBX1 gene encoding homeobox protein GBX-1 — translation MHRPSGVGSAFSIDSLIGTPAVRPGHVLYTGYPMFMPYRPLVIPQSLPSSPLPPMGPMSSYTERLNNTFCASLGQGLPSMVALTTSLPSFRDLPDGFYAQEPQSGSPNSAEGNRQESHKTEEKSPEETNYSESYPNLAGDSKIYSSDEEKIGGKTSEPGCSDHDEEETSGESCDENLADQGHSPTRPRVKGKNTSQDPSRDGAGTPGKSRRRRTAFTSEQLLELEKEFHCKKYLSLTERSQIAHTLKLSEVQVKIWFQNRRAKWKRIKAGNVNSRAGEPVRNPKIVVPIPVHVNRFTVRTQQMDSARP, via the exons ATGCATCGACCTAGTGGGGTGGGCAGCGCCTTCTCCATAGACTCTCTGATTGGGACCCCAGCAGTAAGACCGGGACATGTTCTCTACACTGGGTACCCTATGTTCATGCCCTACAGACCTCTAGTGATTCCTCAGAGTTTACCTTCATCTCCGCTGCCTCCCATGGGTCCCATGTCCTCCTACACCGAACGCTTGAATAACACTTTTTGTGCCAGTCTGGGTCAGGGGCTTCCCTCCATGGTAGCTCTCACAACATCTCTACCCAGCTTCAGAGACTTGcccgatggattttatgctcaggaACCTCAAAGTGGATCTCCAAACTCTGCAGAAGGAAACAGACAAGAATCTCACAAGACGGAGGAGAAAAGTCCCGAAGAAACAAACTACTCAGAATCCTACCCCAACCTGGCAG GAGACTCCAAAATATACAGCTCAGATGAAGAAAAGATTGGAGGAAAAACCTCAGAACCAGGATGCAGTGACCATGATGAAGAAGAGACTTCTGGAGAGAGCTGTGATGAGAACCTTGCAGATCAAGGGCATAGCCCAACAAGGCCCAGAGTTAAGGGAAAGAACACCTCTCAGGACCCAAGCAGAGATGGAGCAGGAACTCCTGGGAAAAGTCGAAGACGCAGAACAGCATTCACCAGCGAACAACTCTTGGAACTGGAAAAGGAATTCCACTGTAAGAAATACCTGTCCCTCACAGAGAGGTCTCAGATTGCCCACACTCTTAAACTCAGTGAAGTACAGGTGAAAATTTGGTTCCAGAACCGTAGAGCAAAATGGAAACGCATCAAAGCTGGGAATGTCAACAGCCGTGCAGGTGAGCCTGTTCGGAACCCTAAAATTGTGGTACCCATCCCTGTGCATGTCAACCGCTTCACAGTTAGGACCCAACAGATGGATAGCGCCCGACCATAG